The proteins below are encoded in one region of Mycolicibacterium neworleansense:
- a CDS encoding acyclic terpene utilization AtuA family protein: MPSVVRIGNCSGFYGDRLSAMHDMLTGGELDYLTGDYLAELTMLILARDRAKNPDRGYAKTFLTQLEQSLGLALDKGVKIVANAGGLNPAGLAAAVRALAERLGLDVNVAHVEGDDLVGRAAELGLGTPLAANAYLGAWGIVDCLDSGADVVVTGRVTDASVIVGPAAAHFGWKATDYDALAGAVAAGHVIECGTQATGGNYSFFSEIPDLGRPGFPIAEISADGSSVITKHAGTGGQVSVGTVTAQLLYEITGARYANPDVTLRVDSLQLSQDGPDRVRISGVTGEAPPPTLKVSCNSIGGFRNAATFVLTGLDIEAKAALIRSQLEAGIKVRPAELEWTLARTDHPDADTEEAASALLHCVVRDADPNIVGRQFSSAGVELALASYPGFTTTAPPGDGQIYGVFVPGYVDATEVPHIAVHADGSRIGIAPAPETLPLAPVSDPQLPEALPPGPTRRVALGTIAGARSGDKGGSANVGVWVRTDEQWRWLAHTLTVDKLRELLPETADLPVTRHLLPNLRAVNFVIEGILGQGVAYQARFDPQAKGLGEWLRSRHLDIPEELVK, from the coding sequence GTGCCATCAGTAGTACGGATCGGCAACTGTTCGGGGTTCTACGGTGACCGGCTCTCCGCGATGCACGACATGCTCACCGGCGGTGAGCTGGACTATCTGACCGGCGACTACCTGGCCGAACTCACGATGCTGATCCTGGCTCGGGACCGGGCCAAGAACCCGGACCGCGGCTACGCCAAGACCTTCTTGACCCAGCTGGAGCAGTCGCTCGGGCTGGCGCTGGACAAGGGCGTGAAGATCGTGGCCAACGCCGGCGGGCTGAATCCGGCGGGCCTGGCCGCCGCGGTCCGTGCCCTCGCCGAGCGCCTGGGCCTCGACGTCAACGTCGCCCATGTCGAGGGCGACGATCTGGTGGGACGCGCCGCCGAGCTCGGGTTGGGCACTCCCCTCGCCGCCAATGCCTACCTGGGCGCATGGGGCATCGTCGACTGCCTGGATTCCGGCGCCGACGTCGTGGTCACCGGCCGGGTGACCGACGCCTCGGTGATCGTCGGCCCCGCGGCCGCGCACTTCGGCTGGAAGGCCACTGACTACGACGCCCTGGCCGGGGCGGTGGCCGCCGGCCACGTGATCGAGTGCGGCACCCAGGCCACCGGCGGCAACTACTCGTTCTTTTCCGAGATCCCAGACCTGGGCCGCCCCGGCTTCCCCATCGCCGAGATCTCCGCCGACGGCTCCTCGGTGATCACCAAACACGCCGGCACCGGCGGCCAGGTCAGCGTCGGCACGGTCACCGCGCAGCTGCTCTACGAGATCACCGGCGCCCGCTACGCCAATCCCGATGTGACGCTGCGGGTCGACTCGCTGCAGCTGAGCCAGGACGGCCCCGACCGGGTGCGGATCTCCGGGGTGACGGGCGAGGCGCCGCCCCCGACGCTGAAGGTGTCGTGCAACAGCATCGGCGGGTTCCGCAATGCCGCGACCTTCGTGTTGACCGGGCTGGACATCGAGGCCAAGGCAGCACTGATCCGCAGCCAGCTGGAAGCCGGCATCAAAGTCCGTCCGGCCGAACTGGAGTGGACGCTGGCCCGCACCGATCATCCCGATGCCGACACCGAGGAAGCCGCCAGCGCGCTGCTGCACTGCGTGGTGCGCGACGCCGACCCCAACATCGTCGGACGCCAATTCTCTTCGGCAGGTGTAGAACTCGCACTGGCCAGCTATCCGGGCTTCACCACCACCGCACCGCCGGGCGACGGTCAGATTTACGGCGTATTCGTGCCGGGCTACGTCGACGCCACGGAGGTGCCGCACATCGCCGTGCATGCCGACGGCTCCCGAATCGGCATCGCACCAGCACCCGAAACCCTCCCACTGGCACCGGTTTCCGATCCCCAGCTGCCCGAGGCACTGCCGCCCGGTCCGACCCGGCGGGTGGCCCTGGGCACCATCGCCGGTGCCCGCAGTGGCGACAAGGGCGGGTCGGCCAATGTCGGGGTGTGGGTACGCACCGACGAGCAGTGGCGCTGGCTGGCCCACACCCTCACCGTCGACAAGCTGCGTGAACTGCTGCCCGAGACTGCCGATCTGCCGGTCACCCGGCATCTGCTGCCGAATCTGCGGGCCGTCAACTTTGTGATCGAAGGCATTCTGGGCCAGGGCGTGGCCTACCAAGCCCGGTTCGATCCGCAGGCCAAGGGGCTGGGCGAATGGTTGCGCAGCCGTCATCTCGATATCCCGGAGGAACTCGTCAAGTGA
- a CDS encoding acyl-CoA dehydrogenase family protein yields the protein MSIWTSPEREALRKTVRSFAEREVLPHAAEWERTGELPRELHRKAGEAGLLGANFPESAGGGGGDGADAVIICEEMHYAGAPGGVFASLFTCGIAVPHMIASGDERLIETYVKPTLRGEKIGSLAITEPGGGSDVGHLTTKATRDGDDYILNGAKTYITSGVRADYVVTASRTGGPGAAGVSLIVVDKGTPGFEVSRKLDKMGWRSSDTAELSYTDVRVPVANLIGAENSGFFQIAAAFVSERVGLAVQAYASAQRCLDLTVEWCRNRETFGKPLISRQSVQNTLAEMARRIDVARVYTRHVVERQISEGEAGAPNLITEVCFAKNTAVETGEWVANQAVQLFGGMGYMAESEVERQYRDMRILGIGGGTTEILTSLAAKTLGFQS from the coding sequence GTGAGCATCTGGACTTCGCCCGAGCGCGAGGCATTGCGCAAGACCGTGCGCAGTTTCGCCGAGCGTGAGGTGCTGCCCCACGCCGCCGAGTGGGAACGCACCGGCGAGCTGCCGCGCGAACTGCACCGCAAGGCCGGCGAGGCCGGGCTGCTGGGGGCCAACTTCCCCGAATCGGCCGGCGGTGGTGGCGGCGACGGGGCCGACGCCGTGATCATCTGCGAGGAAATGCATTACGCGGGCGCACCGGGCGGTGTGTTCGCCTCGCTGTTCACCTGCGGCATCGCGGTACCCCACATGATCGCCTCGGGCGACGAGCGGCTCATCGAGACCTACGTGAAGCCCACGCTGCGCGGCGAGAAGATCGGTTCCCTGGCCATCACCGAACCCGGTGGCGGCTCCGACGTCGGACACCTCACCACGAAAGCCACGCGTGACGGCGATGACTACATCCTCAACGGCGCCAAGACCTACATCACCTCGGGTGTGCGGGCCGATTACGTCGTCACCGCGTCCCGCACCGGCGGACCCGGAGCCGCAGGTGTCTCCCTGATCGTGGTGGACAAGGGCACGCCGGGTTTCGAGGTCAGCCGCAAGCTCGACAAAATGGGTTGGCGCTCAAGCGATACCGCCGAGCTGTCCTACACCGACGTGCGGGTGCCGGTGGCCAACCTCATCGGCGCGGAGAACTCCGGCTTCTTCCAGATCGCGGCGGCCTTCGTGTCCGAGCGGGTGGGGCTGGCCGTGCAGGCGTACGCGAGTGCGCAGCGCTGCCTGGACCTGACCGTCGAGTGGTGCCGCAACCGCGAAACCTTCGGCAAGCCACTGATCTCCCGGCAGTCGGTGCAGAACACGCTCGCCGAGATGGCCCGCCGGATCGACGTGGCCCGGGTGTACACGCGCCATGTCGTCGAGCGGCAGATCTCTGAGGGTGAGGCCGGTGCTCCTAACCTGATCACCGAGGTGTGCTTCGCCAAGAACACCGCGGTCGAGACCGGTGAGTGGGTGGCCAATCAGGCTGTCCAGTTGTTCGGCGGGATGGGCTACATGGCCGAATCCGAGGTCGAGCGCCAGTACCGCGACATGCGCATCCTGGGTATCGGCGGCGGCACCACCGAGATCCTGACCTCGTTGGCCGCAAAGACATTGGGGTTCCAGTCATGA
- a CDS encoding acyl-CoA carboxylase subunit beta, producing the protein MTTLKSTIDPRSAGFTEAAEVMTTKLAELDTEHAKALAGGGPKYVDRHHGRGKLTARERVELLLDPDAPFLELSPLAAWGSDFTVGASVVCGIGAVEGVECLIVANDPTVKGGTSNPWTLKKILRANQIAMENRLPVISLVESGGADLPTQKEIFIPGGQMFRDLTRLSAAGIPTIALVFGNSTAGGAYVPGMSDHVVMIKERSKVFLAGPPLVKMATGEESDDESLGGAEMHARTSGLGDYLANDELDAIRIGRRIVARLNWRKQGPVPAPVVEPKFDPEELIGIVPADLRIPFDPRDVIARIVDGSDFDEFKPLYGSSLVTGWATLYGYPVGILANARGVLFSEESQKATQFIQLANRSDTPLLFLHNTTGYMVGKQYEEGGMIKHGSMMINAVSNSTVPHISLLIGASYGAGHYGMCGRAYDPRFLFAWPSSKSAVMGGTQLAGVLSIVSRAAAEARGQQVDEAADAALRAAVEAQIEAESLPMFLSGRLYDDGVIDPRDTRTVLGMCLSAIANGPIEGTSNFGVFRM; encoded by the coding sequence ATGACCACACTGAAGTCCACCATCGATCCCCGCTCCGCCGGGTTCACCGAGGCCGCCGAGGTGATGACCACCAAGCTCGCCGAACTCGACACCGAGCACGCCAAGGCGCTTGCCGGTGGTGGCCCCAAGTATGTGGACCGCCACCACGGCCGCGGCAAGCTGACCGCGCGCGAGCGGGTCGAGCTCCTGCTGGATCCAGACGCGCCATTCCTGGAGCTGAGCCCGCTGGCCGCCTGGGGCAGTGATTTCACCGTCGGCGCCAGCGTCGTCTGCGGCATCGGTGCCGTCGAGGGTGTCGAGTGCCTGATCGTCGCGAATGACCCGACGGTCAAGGGCGGCACCAGCAATCCGTGGACGCTGAAGAAGATCCTGCGTGCCAACCAGATCGCCATGGAGAACCGGCTACCGGTGATCTCCCTCGTGGAGTCCGGTGGCGCCGACCTGCCGACGCAGAAAGAGATCTTCATCCCCGGCGGACAGATGTTCCGCGACCTGACCCGGCTCTCGGCGGCGGGCATCCCGACCATCGCGCTGGTGTTCGGCAACTCGACCGCCGGTGGCGCCTACGTGCCGGGCATGTCCGATCACGTCGTGATGATCAAGGAACGCTCCAAGGTGTTCCTGGCCGGGCCGCCGCTGGTCAAGATGGCCACCGGTGAGGAGTCCGACGATGAGTCGCTGGGCGGGGCCGAGATGCACGCCCGCACTTCGGGTCTCGGCGACTACCTGGCCAACGACGAGCTCGACGCCATCCGGATCGGCCGGCGCATCGTGGCCCGGCTGAACTGGCGCAAGCAGGGCCCCGTCCCCGCGCCGGTGGTCGAGCCGAAGTTCGATCCCGAGGAGCTCATCGGCATCGTGCCCGCCGATCTGCGGATCCCGTTCGACCCGCGTGACGTGATCGCCCGCATCGTCGACGGCTCGGACTTCGACGAGTTCAAGCCGCTGTACGGATCCTCACTGGTGACGGGATGGGCCACGCTGTACGGCTATCCGGTCGGGATCCTGGCCAATGCCCGCGGGGTGCTGTTCAGCGAGGAGTCACAGAAGGCCACCCAGTTCATCCAGCTGGCCAACCGGTCCGATACCCCACTTCTGTTCCTGCACAACACCACCGGCTACATGGTGGGTAAGCAGTACGAAGAGGGCGGCATGATCAAGCACGGCTCGATGATGATCAACGCGGTGTCGAACTCCACGGTGCCGCACATCTCGCTGCTGATCGGCGCCTCCTACGGCGCAGGCCATTACGGCATGTGCGGCCGGGCATATGACCCGCGGTTCCTGTTCGCCTGGCCATCGTCGAAGTCGGCGGTGATGGGCGGTACCCAGCTGGCCGGCGTGCTCTCCATCGTCAGCCGCGCCGCCGCCGAGGCGCGCGGCCAGCAGGTCGACGAGGCCGCCGACGCTGCGCTGCGGGCTGCGGTCGAAGCGCAGATCGAGGCCGAGTCACTGCCGATGTTCTTGTCCGGCCGGTTGTACGACGACGGGGTGATCGACCCCCGCGACACCCGCACCGTGCTGGGAATGTGCCTGTCCGCCATTGCCAATGGACCGATCGAGGGGACGTCGAACTTCGGCGTCTTCAGGATGTGA
- a CDS encoding ATP-binding protein, which yields MTITKILVANRGEIARRVFATCRNLGIGTVAVYTDPDAASPHVAEADARVRLEGNNGYLDSAQIIAAAQAAGADAVHPGYGFLSENPDFAAAVIDAGLTWIGPPVNAVQAMGSKIEAKKMMAAAGVPVLTELDPSTVTADQLPVLVKASAGGGGRGMRVVRELSALPGEVAAAQREAQSAFGDPTVFCERYLAAGHHVEVQVLADQHGTVWAVGERECSIQRRHQKVIEEAPSPLVERTPGMREKLFDAARLAAEAIGYAGAGTVEFMADEQGDFFFLEMNPRLQVEHPVTEETTGLDLVELQILVADGVRLDARPPAARGSAIEARLYAEDPAKGWQPQAGAVHRFDVPGRVRVDTGIEDGSVVSIFYDPMLAKVISYAPTRRQAATVLADALARTRIHGLRTNRDLLVNVLRHPAFLDGATDTAFFDTHGLDTLAAPLAGTDAVTLSAIAAALADAAHNRSTARVFGAAPSGWRNLTSGYQTRMYRNAAGDDVPVRYRFTRTGVELPDDEGVSLVSAVPDRVVLTINGVDRAFEVARYGDEVFVDSPLGPVALTALPRFSDPDDAVAHGSLLAPMPGSVVRVGAAAGDTVTAGQPLIWLEAMKMEHTIAAPEDGVLAELNVAAGQQVEVGAVLARVETPEGEQP from the coding sequence ATGACAATCACCAAGATTCTGGTCGCCAACCGCGGCGAGATCGCCCGCCGGGTATTCGCAACCTGCCGCAACCTCGGCATCGGCACGGTCGCCGTGTACACCGACCCCGACGCCGCGTCTCCCCACGTCGCCGAGGCCGACGCCCGGGTGCGCCTGGAGGGCAACAACGGTTACCTCGACTCCGCGCAGATCATCGCCGCGGCCCAGGCTGCCGGAGCCGACGCCGTTCACCCCGGCTACGGGTTCCTCTCGGAGAACCCCGATTTCGCCGCTGCGGTGATCGACGCCGGGCTGACGTGGATCGGCCCGCCGGTGAACGCCGTGCAGGCCATGGGCTCCAAGATCGAAGCCAAGAAGATGATGGCTGCGGCCGGCGTGCCGGTGCTGACCGAGCTCGACCCGTCGACCGTTACGGCCGATCAGCTGCCGGTGCTGGTGAAGGCATCGGCCGGTGGCGGCGGCCGCGGTATGCGCGTGGTGCGCGAACTGTCCGCTCTGCCAGGCGAAGTGGCCGCCGCCCAGCGTGAGGCGCAGTCGGCATTCGGTGACCCCACGGTGTTCTGCGAGCGCTATCTGGCCGCCGGCCATCACGTCGAGGTGCAGGTGCTGGCCGATCAGCACGGCACGGTGTGGGCGGTCGGTGAGCGTGAGTGCTCGATCCAGCGTCGTCACCAGAAGGTCATCGAGGAAGCGCCGTCTCCTCTCGTGGAGCGCACCCCGGGGATGCGGGAGAAGTTGTTCGACGCGGCCCGGCTGGCCGCCGAGGCAATCGGTTATGCCGGTGCGGGCACCGTCGAGTTCATGGCTGACGAACAGGGTGACTTCTTCTTCTTGGAGATGAATCCCCGCCTGCAGGTTGAACATCCGGTCACCGAGGAAACCACCGGGCTCGACCTGGTCGAGCTGCAGATCCTGGTCGCCGACGGCGTCCGGCTCGATGCGCGGCCGCCGGCCGCACGCGGTTCGGCCATCGAAGCCCGGCTCTACGCCGAGGATCCGGCCAAGGGCTGGCAGCCGCAGGCCGGCGCGGTGCACCGTTTCGACGTTCCGGGACGGGTCCGCGTCGACACCGGCATCGAGGACGGCTCGGTGGTGTCGATCTTCTACGACCCGATGCTGGCCAAGGTGATCTCCTACGCGCCCACGCGCCGCCAGGCCGCAACAGTGCTGGCCGATGCGCTGGCGCGCACCCGGATTCACGGGTTGCGCACCAACCGCGATCTGCTGGTGAATGTGCTGCGGCATCCGGCGTTCCTGGACGGCGCGACCGACACGGCGTTCTTCGACACTCACGGGCTCGATACCCTGGCCGCACCGCTGGCCGGCACGGACGCGGTGACGCTCTCGGCGATCGCGGCCGCACTGGCCGATGCCGCGCATAACCGCAGCACCGCACGGGTTTTCGGTGCCGCTCCCAGCGGCTGGCGCAATCTGACCTCGGGTTACCAGACACGGATGTACCGCAACGCCGCGGGCGACGACGTGCCGGTGCGTTACCGCTTCACTCGCACCGGGGTCGAATTACCCGATGACGAGGGCGTTTCGCTGGTGTCGGCCGTACCGGATCGCGTCGTGCTCACGATCAACGGCGTGGATCGTGCGTTCGAGGTGGCGCGCTACGGCGACGAGGTGTTCGTCGACTCCCCGCTCGGCCCGGTAGCGCTCACTGCGTTGCCCCGCTTCTCCGATCCGGACGACGCGGTGGCACATGGCTCGCTCCTGGCGCCCATGCCCGGATCGGTGGTGCGCGTCGGTGCTGCCGCCGGCGATACCGTCACCGCCGGACAGCCGCTGATCTGGCTGGAAGCCATGAAGATGGAGCACACCATCGCCGCACCCGAGGACGGGGTGCTGGCTGAACTCAATGTCGCTGCCGGCCAGCAGGTCGAGGTCGGCGCCGTACTCGCCCGTGTAGAGACCCCTGAAGGAGAACAACCATGA
- a CDS encoding acyl-CoA dehydrogenase family protein has protein sequence MSFIETDEQKALRQAVAAMAANYGQDYYLEKARSGQHTTELWNEAGKLGFIGVNLPEEYGGGGAGMYELSMVMEEMSAAGSALLMMVVSPAINGTIISKFGTDEQKKRWIPGIADGSITMAFAITEPDAGSNSHRITTTARRDGSDWILKGQKTFISGIDQAQAVLVVGRTEDHKTGNLKPALFVVPTDTPGLNWTKIEMEIISPESQFQVFLDDVRLPADALVGSEDAAIAQLFAGLNPERIMGAASAVGVGRFAINKAVDYVKTRQVWKVPIGSHQGLSHPLAQNHIEVELAKLMMQKAATLYDAGDDFGAAEAANMAKYAAGEASVRAVDQAVQSLGGNGLTKEYGIAAAVTASKLARIAPVSREMILNFVAQTSLGLPRSY, from the coding sequence ATGAGCTTCATCGAAACCGACGAACAGAAAGCCCTGCGCCAGGCGGTAGCCGCGATGGCCGCCAACTACGGCCAGGACTACTACCTGGAGAAGGCCCGCTCCGGCCAGCACACCACCGAATTGTGGAACGAGGCAGGCAAACTCGGTTTCATCGGGGTGAACCTGCCCGAGGAGTACGGTGGCGGCGGCGCCGGCATGTATGAGCTCTCTATGGTGATGGAAGAGATGTCGGCAGCCGGCTCGGCACTGTTGATGATGGTGGTCTCCCCCGCGATCAACGGCACCATCATCTCCAAGTTCGGCACCGACGAACAGAAGAAGCGCTGGATCCCCGGCATCGCCGACGGGTCGATCACCATGGCCTTCGCGATCACCGAGCCGGACGCGGGGTCCAACAGCCACCGCATCACCACCACGGCGCGCCGTGACGGCAGCGACTGGATCCTCAAGGGCCAGAAGACGTTCATCTCCGGTATCGATCAGGCCCAGGCCGTGCTGGTCGTCGGCCGCACCGAGGACCACAAGACCGGGAACCTCAAGCCCGCGTTGTTCGTCGTCCCGACCGACACCCCGGGCCTGAACTGGACCAAGATCGAGATGGAGATCATCAGTCCGGAGAGCCAGTTCCAGGTGTTCCTCGACGACGTGCGGCTGCCCGCCGATGCGCTGGTCGGTTCGGAAGATGCCGCGATCGCCCAGCTGTTCGCCGGGCTGAACCCCGAACGCATCATGGGTGCGGCCAGTGCGGTGGGTGTGGGCCGGTTCGCCATCAACAAGGCCGTCGACTATGTGAAGACCCGCCAGGTCTGGAAGGTCCCGATCGGCTCGCACCAGGGTCTGTCACATCCGCTGGCGCAGAACCACATCGAGGTGGAGCTGGCGAAGCTGATGATGCAGAAGGCCGCGACGCTATACGACGCCGGCGACGACTTCGGCGCGGCCGAGGCGGCCAACATGGCCAAGTACGCCGCGGGTGAGGCGTCAGTACGGGCGGTCGATCAGGCCGTCCAGTCCCTCGGCGGCAATGGCCTGACCAAGGAGTACGGCATCGCCGCCGCGGTCACGGCGTCAAAGCTGGCTCGGATCGCGCCGGTGAGCCGGGAGATGATCCTGAACTTCGTCGCACAGACCTCGCTCGGCCTGCCCCGGTCCTACTGA
- a CDS encoding enoyl-CoA hydratase family protein — translation MSTLVHYRVHGAVARLTLDSPHNRNALSTALVEQLHQGLADAADEPGVRVVVLDHTGGTFCAGADLSEAAGQDPGDIAVDRAREMTRTLRAILELPVPVIGAIDGHVRAGGMGLVGACDLVVAGPQSTFALTEARIGVAPSIISLTLLPKMAPRAAGRYFVTGEKFGAAEAADIGLITMAADDVAGAVDTLASEIAKGSPQGLATSKALTTASILRGFDALAEDLTRQSAQLFVSDEAREGMMAFLQKRPPNWVG, via the coding sequence ATGAGCACGCTCGTCCACTACCGGGTCCACGGCGCCGTTGCGCGCCTGACGCTGGATTCCCCGCACAACCGCAATGCGCTGTCGACGGCCCTGGTGGAGCAGTTGCACCAGGGCCTGGCCGATGCCGCCGACGAACCCGGCGTGCGGGTCGTGGTCCTCGATCACACCGGTGGAACCTTCTGCGCGGGAGCCGATCTGAGCGAGGCCGCCGGGCAGGATCCCGGTGACATCGCGGTGGACCGGGCCCGCGAGATGACCCGGACGCTTCGGGCCATCCTCGAATTGCCGGTCCCGGTGATCGGCGCGATCGACGGGCATGTGCGGGCCGGAGGGATGGGACTGGTCGGCGCGTGCGATCTCGTCGTGGCCGGTCCGCAGAGCACGTTCGCGCTGACCGAGGCCCGCATCGGCGTTGCGCCGTCCATCATCTCACTGACGCTGTTGCCGAAGATGGCGCCGCGCGCCGCGGGACGCTACTTCGTCACCGGTGAGAAGTTCGGTGCCGCGGAGGCGGCCGACATCGGGCTGATCACGATGGCCGCCGACGATGTCGCCGGCGCGGTGGACACGCTGGCCAGTGAGATCGCGAAGGGGTCACCGCAAGGCCTGGCAACGTCGAAGGCGCTGACGACCGCGTCGATCCTGCGTGGGTTCGACGCACTGGCAGAGGATCTCACCCGGCAGTCGGCACAGCTGTTCGTCTCCGACGAGGCCCGCGAAGGCATGATGGCGTTCCTGCAGAAGCGACCGCCCAACTGGGTGGGCTGA
- a CDS encoding ester cyclase, protein MADDQNKAISRRIWEIFASGDLGELDNLVAPGAAFHDTQDPFGDQRGPEHMRSLMGMYRKSFTNMRFDIKAQLAEGDFVCTMIEAQGDNTGEIMGQPATGKHSRINLIDIDRIEDGKVAESWVTWDTLGMLQQLGLIPAGAQQTTPA, encoded by the coding sequence ATGGCCGATGATCAGAACAAGGCGATTTCCCGACGGATATGGGAGATCTTCGCCTCCGGCGACCTGGGTGAACTCGACAATCTCGTCGCTCCCGGTGCCGCTTTCCACGACACTCAAGATCCGTTCGGGGACCAGCGAGGTCCCGAACACATGAGAAGCCTGATGGGCATGTACCGGAAGTCATTCACAAACATGCGTTTCGACATCAAGGCGCAGCTCGCCGAAGGCGACTTCGTATGCACGATGATCGAGGCGCAGGGCGACAACACCGGTGAGATCATGGGCCAGCCGGCCACTGGCAAACACAGCCGTATTAACTTGATCGATATCGACCGGATCGAAGACGGCAAGGTCGCTGAAAGCTGGGTCACCTGGGACACCCTGGGCATGCTGCAGCAACTCGGCCTGATCCCGGCGGGAGCACAACAGACGACGCCCGCCTGA
- a CDS encoding HNH endonuclease signature motif containing protein: MGTATLDRQHLLAAYEAYEAAAATIAAVSHDVLTLTDLQWIATRRERVARAQVTVDHAIIVRIADQITPQTTGGNSMRDILVHSLRISKAEAQARLDDAVALGPRRAMNGEPLAPKLPTTAATQARGEIGVAHVRVIRKFFKQLPAGVSAESRDSAEELLGRTAARLTPDELRQVADRLRVTIDQDGPEPHENVAARNRGLVFGKQDSSGLTEVRGHIDAECRAIWDAVNAKMAAPGMCNPDDETLCVDAEPDDETVKRDLRTKAQRNHDAFKAAGREILGSGKLGQHRGLPVTVVVTTTLDQITSGEGWAVTGGGSLLPMADVLRLASHAYHYLCIYDSHTQVPLYLGRTKRIASTGQRLALFAMEGGCSRPGCTAPAYWSQVHHRDRDWADGGRTDIDELTLACPPCHRLLTSKGWRTRTGKDGRTEWIPPPILLTGSAAG; this comes from the coding sequence GTGGGAACTGCGACGTTGGACCGCCAGCACCTGCTCGCGGCCTACGAGGCTTACGAGGCGGCGGCCGCGACGATCGCCGCGGTTTCCCATGACGTACTCACACTCACTGATCTGCAGTGGATCGCCACTCGCAGGGAAAGAGTGGCGCGCGCCCAAGTGACGGTCGACCACGCGATCATCGTGAGGATCGCCGACCAGATCACCCCGCAGACGACGGGTGGCAATTCGATGCGGGACATATTGGTGCACTCATTGCGGATCAGTAAGGCTGAGGCCCAGGCTCGGCTCGACGATGCCGTGGCTCTTGGTCCCCGTCGCGCCATGAACGGCGAACCACTCGCCCCGAAGCTTCCCACCACCGCTGCTACCCAGGCGCGCGGTGAGATCGGAGTCGCTCACGTGAGGGTGATCCGGAAGTTCTTCAAGCAACTTCCTGCCGGGGTCAGCGCCGAAAGTCGGGACAGCGCTGAGGAATTGCTCGGACGCACGGCCGCCCGGCTGACTCCGGACGAGCTACGGCAGGTCGCGGATCGGCTGCGCGTGACCATCGACCAGGACGGGCCCGAACCGCACGAGAACGTTGCGGCACGGAACCGCGGCCTCGTGTTCGGGAAACAGGACAGCAGCGGGTTGACCGAGGTGCGGGGACACATCGATGCGGAGTGCCGCGCCATCTGGGACGCGGTCAACGCCAAGATGGCGGCGCCGGGCATGTGCAATCCCGACGACGAAACTCTTTGTGTCGATGCCGAACCCGATGATGAGACGGTGAAACGCGATCTGCGTACCAAGGCGCAGCGTAATCACGACGCGTTCAAGGCGGCGGGCCGCGAGATCCTGGGCTCGGGAAAGTTGGGCCAACACCGGGGACTGCCCGTGACCGTGGTGGTCACGACGACGCTCGACCAGATCACCTCGGGTGAGGGCTGGGCAGTCACCGGAGGTGGGAGTCTCCTGCCGATGGCGGATGTGCTCCGGCTGGCCAGCCACGCGTATCACTATCTGTGCATCTACGATTCGCACACGCAGGTGCCGTTGTATCTGGGTCGTACCAAGCGAATTGCCTCAACGGGGCAACGCCTCGCGCTCTTCGCAATGGAAGGCGGGTGCAGCCGGCCGGGATGCACTGCCCCCGCGTACTGGAGTCAGGTGCATCATCGCGATAGGGATTGGGCGGACGGCGGGCGGACCGACATCGACGAACTCACGTTGGCGTGTCCGCCCTGTCATCGGCTGCTGACCAGCAAGGGGTGGCGGACCCGAACCGGTAAAGATGGTCGTACCGAATGGATTCCGCCGCCGATCCTCCTCACCGGGAGTGCGGCCGGCTGA